GCGCGGTTTGTCGAGATGGCGGACGCAGACCGGTGCGCCGGCGGGGCGGGGACCTACGTGGTGAAGGACTACGACACCTCGCAAAGGATTTTTTCAAGGAAGGCCCGCGCCATCGAACAGACGGGCGCGAACGTGGTGGCGACCAGTTGTCCGGCCTGCATGATCCAGCTTGCCAATGGCTTGCGGGGACGAGCCACGGTCAAACACGTGGCGCAGCTTCTTCAAGACGCCTACCAAGCAGCCGGGGAGACAGAGCCCAAGGCGGATCACGGCCAGGTCCCGGGCGATTCCACGAAGAATGAGCGGTAAACGACAAGGGTGCTTCTGCCTATGGTGACGATCGTGGTGCTTGGCCATACCCTGCGCGAAGCTGTGGGGGCCGGTGAGATCGAGATCGACATTCTCGGGCCGACGACCATCAAACAACTGATCGAGACACATCAAGACCGGCTGGGCGGGTTGCTTCCCTACCTTGTTCGGCGGGAAGCGCTGATTACGATCAACAAGCGGGTCGGGACGGAAGATTCCATGATCAGGAACGGCGACGTCGTGAAATTCGCCTTTCAGTCCCGTGCCTCCTACGACGGTACCAGAGACATTCCGGTTTGACCGAAGCCGTCCTTCCATCTCAAGCATCCACTCTCAGCAGACACTCTGAGCGACGGGTCGAAAGATCCAAAGTTCTCTTGGAGGAAGATTTTCATGGTCCGGTCAGCCGCTCTCACCCCGACAACCTATTGAGCTCTGTGAATACGTACAACCTCTCCGTGCCGTTCGGGTCGTTGGATGGCGCGGGCATCAAGGTGAGTGATTGCGTTGTTTCGTCAGCCAGCGGACGTGAATCAAGTGCTCAACAGCATGAAATTCAGGATCGCTCGTCAGGACCGTACCGGACAGCCGGCGGGCCGTGGCGATACAAAACGCATCTGCGCAGGAGACCGCATGCTCGCTCTTGATCTCCGCCGCCTCTCGCACCAAGGGCAGGTCGATCGCCACCGGTTCGATGGGCAATTGTTCCAAAAGATGAAGAGCTTCGGCTGCGCGGGCCGCACCGACCTTGCGCTTGACGATGTAGAAGAACTCGCCCCAATTGACCCAGTTCAGAAAGGCCTTGGTGCCAGCCCGCTGCTGCTCGTATAGGGCGGCGCGGACCTTTTCCCAACCAGGCTCCTTATGAAACAAGCTGACCAATGCAAAACTATCGACGACGAGCGTTTCACTCATGGCGCGCCTCCTCCTTGTGTTCCCGTCGGAGATCAGCCGTCAAGGAGAATTTTCCGGTGAGAAAACCTGTGGCAGCGGCAATCGGGTCATCAGCCGCCGGCGTCACAACAAGGCGCCTCTCCTCCTCGATCAACTGAACCTTCCTGCCCGGTTTAAAGCCGAGTTTGCGGCGAAGTTGCCGGGGAATCAGAATTTGATCCTTTTCTGACCTATGGGAGACAGGCATAGGCAATTCCTCCATTTTGAAATAGTGCATCGTATGTCATCGGCGTGGTCAAACTGAAGAATTGGAGTGCGTGCATGACCGGGTGGGACAGAAGCAGGGGCTTCATGAAGGGAATAGATGCTGAACTCTGTTCAGGAAAAGTGTCGCAAGCCCTCTTTACCCGGTGTGCTAGAACGATGCCGGGGGCGAGTTGCGTGCCACGAAGAGAGCCATAGTAGGTGGTGGCAAGACTCAATCCAAAATAAAGGGAGCGACGGTCGTTGATGAAACAAAAAGAGCTGGAACAATAGTCGCCTGGCGGATAGACCGCAGGCTTTTCTCCAGAGAATGACCTCCGATGTCACATTGAGAAGGCAGACTTACCCCCTGATAGAAGGGAAGGCTGAGGCGTACTCCCCCTCGAACAGGGAATGGCTTTTTTTACTAGGAAACCTCTACAGTCCATGGTCGATCGTCACCCGTTTCTTCTTTTTATGTCGGGCATTTCGCATGCCACACAGCCGCACACTTGCTCGGCAGGCGCTCCCTCTATACTCGGCATTGCTTATGTACGACGGAACGACCACAGGGCGTGTGTAATTCATCACTTTGAAGAGTCCGTGTGTATGGAGGCATCTATTGGAGCAGAGAGACCTCAGTAATGTCTGATCACCGGCAAGACTTTAAGTCACATTCCAGCCAATTTTTCGCACACAGTGCCAACGGCCATGGGAAATGGCACCGGTTGGCGGACCATCTCGCCAGCGTTTCGAAACTTGCAAAAGATTTTATGCAAGAGAGGAACGGTGCTGAGGAAGCGGCGCTCGCTGGCGTATTACACGACCTTGGGAAATATGGAGACCGCTTTCAGGCACGACTGCACGGCAAAGATCAGGGGCTAGATCACTGGTCGCAGGGCGCATGGATTGCTTTATACGAGTATCGTGCTATCGCCGCCGCTCTCGCTATTCAAGGACATCATGTTGGCTTGCAACGTGCCAACACCGATGCCTTGCGTTGGATGAATCCCCAAACTCTCGCTCAATATCATCCCTTCGGGCTAGCCCTCAGTGATTCCGATTGCGCACATCTTAAGCAGCGTGCAGAGGCAGATGGGCTAAATATTCAAAAGCCATCGCACACAGTATTGAAACATCAAAATGGCATGGAGCATGCCATCGCCGCCATGCTCGACGTGCGGATGCTCTTCTCCTGTCTGTTGGATGCGGATTTTCTCGACACCGAGGCACACTTCGAGAGTGATGCACAAGGGAAACGTCCACGTTCTGAAGGATTAAAGCTGGAGACCGACGCGGCACTTGCCGCGCTTGATACTTATATGGCATCGCTGCGCGCCGTCCCTGGCGCGCAAATCGAGGTGCGGCAGGCACGGGAAACTCTATGGAATGCCGTCACACAGGTAGGCCAAGAAGACCCCGGTCTATTCACGCTGACCGCGCCGACCGGTTCTGGCAAGACGCTGGCGATGCTCAAGTTCGCGCTGGAGCACGCGAAGAAGCATGGGCTGAAACGAATCGTTCTAGCGGTCCCTTTCTTAACGGTCATCGAACAAATAGCACAAATTTACAGAGCGGTATTTCAAACCTTCCCGGATAGTTTTGTCTTGGAACACCACAGCTTGGCCGGGCTGGGGGCTGAAGCGGACCGGCGGGACGCTGAAGGGGCAAGTGAGCGTCAGCGCCGTCTGCTTGCCGAAAATTGGGATGCGCCAATCGTATTGACCACCAACGTACAGTTGCTGGAATCGATCTTTTCAAATCGACCGTCCGTCTGCCGCAAACTGCACAACCTGATGGACTCGGTCATTCTGTTCGACGAGGCGCAGAGTCTGCCACAACATTTAGCGGTCCCCACTTTGGCGGCGTTGTCGCATCTGTCGGCAGCCTATCGATCCACTGTCGTATTTGCCACCGCGACCCAACCCGCGTTCGACGCTTTAAACGAAGCCGTGAAGAAATATGCTGTCTCCGGCTGGAAACCGGTCGAAGCCGTGTCGGAACACCGAGTCCTTTTCGCAAAGCTCAAACGTGTCGAAGTTCATTGGCCGAAAGTCGACGAAAGACGGTCGTGGTCCCAACTCGCTGACGAATTGCGAGACCAGAATCAAGCATTGGTCGTGGTGAACCTGAAACGTCATGCTCTTGCTTTGCTCGAAAGGCTAAAGGGAGAGGAGCACGTATTCCATCTCTCGACCAACTTGTGTGCCGAACACCGGCGGGTGGTGATGGATAAGATCAGGGGGCGACTTGCGGCCGGGGATCCCTGCCGTCTCATTTCAACCCAATGTGTTGAGGCAGGAGTGGACGTAGATTTTCCCTTGGTTTTCCGTGCCATGGCGCCGCTGGAGGCTGTTGCGCAAGCAGCAGGACGTTGTAATCGCGAAGGCAGGCTCAACGAACAGGGCCGTCTTGGTCAAGTCGTTGTTTTCGAGCCGGAAGATGAAGAGGTGTGGAGGAAGCGGTTCCCCACGTATGGCTATTATCAAGCGACCCAAGTCACACAAACCCTCCTTAAGCTGCACAATAATAATTTGGACATCAACGACCCCGCTGTGTTTCGAGCCTATTATCAGCGACTCTACAATCTAAACAATCCAGCCAGCCAGAATGCTGACCTGACAAGAGCAATTCAGGAACTCGATTTCGTGGAGATTGCCAAGGTGTATCGACTCATTGCCCAGGACGCCATTCAAGTGCTGGTACCATGGGCGGGTAGATACGATGAGTTTTTGGCGCTACGAACCGAGGCCGATCGACAAGGCATCAACACCAACTGGATACGACGTGCCCAGGGGCTTGCCGTCAGTGTGTATCGCACGAATGACGGCCCACCCGCCTGGGCTATTCCGGTGAAATTGCGGCGCGGGGGTGTCTCCGACGAGTGGTTCGTTCTCGAAGGGGATTTCTACGACGAGCTGCTGGGGCTCAATCCGCCCCAAGGCGAACAGGTGTTCATGGCATAGGAGGAGATATGGCGAACGGCACGCATACCTTGGAAGTCTGGGGAGACTTTGCTTGCTTTACACGGCCGGAGATGAAGGTCGAGCGGTTTTCCTACCCAGTCATCACGCCATCTGCGGCCCGAGGCATCTTTGACGCCATTTACTGGGATGGAAGACGGGAACAGCACGGGAAAGAAAGCGTGATGCGCCCCTATTTCCACTGGCAGATTACCCGCATCGAAGTGCTGGAGATTCCCCGCTACATCGCGTTGCGGCGGAACGAAGTGAAAGACAAAGCCCCTGCTGAGCGCACGCTCAAGGCGTGGATGGAAGGGCGCGAGCAACCTGAACCCATCTGGGCTGATGGTGGCAAGGATGAACTCGGGACTGATCAAAAAGGCCGCACGCAGCGTCAAACGATGGCGCTCAAGAATGTGCGCTATCGGCTGACAGCGCAAATTGTTCCGAAGCCCGATTTTGCTTCAGACTACGGCAAGTTCAACGCCTGCTTCGAGCGTCGCGCAAAGCAGGGCAAGTGCTTTCAGCAACCCTATTTCGGCTGCCGAGAATTCCCGGCCTTCTTTGAATATGTGGAATCACCGGATCCCAAAGCCTGGTTACCTGTTGCGATGAACCAGCATCTGGGTCTCATGCTTTACGACGTGTTTGACTTGCGCAAGGAGACCATCAAAGACGACGACACGCCATTCATCACGCTATTTGACGCACACATACGTAACGGCGTGCTAGACATACCGCCGTTCGACAACGAAGCGGTGAAAAAGCCGGGGAGGCAATAACCATGTTGCAAGCA
This sequence is a window from Candidatus Nitrospira inopinata. Protein-coding genes within it:
- a CDS encoding MoaD/ThiS family protein produces the protein MVTIVVLGHTLREAVGAGEIEIDILGPTTIKQLIETHQDRLGGLLPYLVRREALITINKRVGTEDSMIRNGDVVKFAFQSRASYDGTRDIPV
- a CDS encoding type II toxin-antitoxin system VapC family toxin is translated as MSETLVVDSFALVSLFHKEPGWEKVRAALYEQQRAGTKAFLNWVNWGEFFYIVKRKVGAARAAEALHLLEQLPIEPVAIDLPLVREAAEIKSEHAVSCADAFCIATARRLSGTVLTSDPEFHAVEHLIHVRWLTKQRNHSP
- a CDS encoding AbrB/MazE/SpoVT family DNA-binding domain-containing protein, whose product is MHYFKMEELPMPVSHRSEKDQILIPRQLRRKLGFKPGRKVQLIEEERRLVVTPAADDPIAAATGFLTGKFSLTADLRREHKEEARHE
- a CDS encoding CRISPR-associated helicase/endonuclease Cas3; protein product: MSDHRQDFKSHSSQFFAHSANGHGKWHRLADHLASVSKLAKDFMQERNGAEEAALAGVLHDLGKYGDRFQARLHGKDQGLDHWSQGAWIALYEYRAIAAALAIQGHHVGLQRANTDALRWMNPQTLAQYHPFGLALSDSDCAHLKQRAEADGLNIQKPSHTVLKHQNGMEHAIAAMLDVRMLFSCLLDADFLDTEAHFESDAQGKRPRSEGLKLETDAALAALDTYMASLRAVPGAQIEVRQARETLWNAVTQVGQEDPGLFTLTAPTGSGKTLAMLKFALEHAKKHGLKRIVLAVPFLTVIEQIAQIYRAVFQTFPDSFVLEHHSLAGLGAEADRRDAEGASERQRRLLAENWDAPIVLTTNVQLLESIFSNRPSVCRKLHNLMDSVILFDEAQSLPQHLAVPTLAALSHLSAAYRSTVVFATATQPAFDALNEAVKKYAVSGWKPVEAVSEHRVLFAKLKRVEVHWPKVDERRSWSQLADELRDQNQALVVVNLKRHALALLERLKGEEHVFHLSTNLCAEHRRVVMDKIRGRLAAGDPCRLISTQCVEAGVDVDFPLVFRAMAPLEAVAQAAGRCNREGRLNEQGRLGQVVVFEPEDEEVWRKRFPTYGYYQATQVTQTLLKLHNNNLDINDPAVFRAYYQRLYNLNNPASQNADLTRAIQELDFVEIAKVYRLIAQDAIQVLVPWAGRYDEFLALRTEADRQGINTNWIRRAQGLAVSVYRTNDGPPAWAIPVKLRRGGVSDEWFVLEGDFYDELLGLNPPQGEQVFMA
- the cas5c gene encoding type I-C CRISPR-associated protein Cas5c, whose protein sequence is MANGTHTLEVWGDFACFTRPEMKVERFSYPVITPSAARGIFDAIYWDGRREQHGKESVMRPYFHWQITRIEVLEIPRYIALRRNEVKDKAPAERTLKAWMEGREQPEPIWADGGKDELGTDQKGRTQRQTMALKNVRYRLTAQIVPKPDFASDYGKFNACFERRAKQGKCFQQPYFGCREFPAFFEYVESPDPKAWLPVAMNQHLGLMLYDVFDLRKETIKDDDTPFITLFDAHIRNGVLDIPPFDNEAVKKPGRQ